A window from Citrus sinensis cultivar Valencia sweet orange chromosome 5, DVS_A1.0, whole genome shotgun sequence encodes these proteins:
- the LOC102618487 gene encoding receptor-like protein kinase 7: MSTSKISLCLLLCLPFFTCINSDELQILLNLKTSLKDSKSSIFSSWVSNNHFCNFTGITCNSDSSFVQEIELSNRNLKGTLPFDSICQLQALHKLSLGFNSLYGEISKDLNNCVKLQYLDLGNNVFSGSFPEISSLNELQHLYLNLSGFSGVFPWMSLGNMTNLVSLSVGDNPFDPTPFPDQVVKLNKLNWLYLTNCSIDGQIPVEIGNLTELINLELSDNNISGEIPSEIGNLVKLWRLELYNNQLSGKLPVGLRNLTNLANFDASTNFLEGDLSEVRFLTNLVTLQLFKNQFSGEVPAELGKFKKLVNLSLYTNKLTGALPQELGSWAEFDFIDVSENLLTGPIPPDMCKRGTMRDLLMLQNKFTGEIPATYANCLTLQRFRVSNNSLKGTVPAGIWGLPEVNIIDIALNQIEGPITKDIENAKALNLLFAEYNRLSGELPEEISKATSLVVIKLNNNQLTGKIPASIY; encoded by the coding sequence ATGTCAACCTCTAAGATTTCTCTGTGTCTCCTCCTTTGTCTCCCCTTCTTCACCTGTATCAATTCAGATGAGCTTCAGATTCTTCTAAATCTCAAAACCTCCCTCAAAGATTCGAAATCCAGTATATTCTCTTCCTGGGTATCAAATAATCACTTTTGTAATTTCACCGGAATCACTTGTAACTCGGACAGTTCTTTTGTTCAAGAAATCGAGCTTTCCAATCGAAACCTGAAAGGAACCCTTCCTTTTGACTCAATTTGTCAGCTTCAGGCATTGCACAAGCTCTCACTTGGCTTCAATTCCTTGTACGGTGAAATCTCAAAAGACTTGAACAACTGTGTCAAACTACAGTACTTGGATCTTGGCAACAACGTTTTTAGTGGATCGTTTCCGGAAATATCTTCTCTCAACGAATTACAGCACCTGTATCTCAACCTCAGCGGATTCTCCGGCGTGTTTCCATGGATGTCGCTTGGAAACATGACCAATCTTGTTTCACTCAGCGTTGGCGATAACCCTTTTGATCCCACCCCGTTTCCCGACCAAGTCGTGAAGCTGAACAAGCTGAATTGGCTCTATTTAACAAACTGCTCCATTGATGGTCAAATTCCTGTTGAAATTGGAAACTTAACGGAGCTTATCAACCTGGAGCTCTCTGATAACAATATCTCTGGGGAAATACCATCAGAAATTGGTAACCTTGTAAAGTTGTGGCGGCTGGAGCTCTACAATAATCAGTTGTCAGGAAAGCTTCCTGTTGGATTGAGAAACTTAACCAATCTTGCAAATTTTGATGCCTCGACCAACTTTCTTGAAGGTGATTTATCTGAAGTGAGGTTTTTGACGAATTTGGTGACTCTGCAGCTGTTTAAGAATCAGTTTTCTGGAGAAGTACCGGCTGAGTTGgggaaatttaaaaagttggTGAATCTTTCTTTGTACACCAACAAGTTGACAGGTGCTCTGCCTCAGGAACTTGGTTCGTGGGCTGAATTTGATTTCATTGATGTTTCGGAGAATTTGTTAACTGGGCCAATTCCACCGGATATGTGCAAGAGAGGTACCATGAGGGATCTGCTCATGTTACAGAACAAATTCACAGGTGAAATTCCGGCGACTTATGCGAATTGCTTGACTTTACAGCGATTCAGAGTTAGTAACAACTCGCTAAAGGGAACTGTTCCGGCTGGAATATGGGGGTTGCCCGAGGTGAATATAATAGACATCGCGTTGAATCAGATTGAAGGGCCTATTACTAAGGATATTGAAAACGCCAAGGCTCTTAATCTGTTGTTTGCTGAATACAATCGGTTATCGGGTGAATTACCCGAGGAGATTTCCAAGGCTACATCATTAGTTGTTATTAAGCTGAATAACAATCAGCTCACTGGCAAAATTCCAGCATCAATTTATTAG